One Babesia bovis T2Bo chromosome 4 map unlocalized Chr4_1, whole genome shotgun sequence genomic window carries:
- a CDS encoding putative Dynein light chain 1 cytoplasmic: protein MESDATAKIRPETVVKHVDMDEPTKKFALELASDAIEKFKIEKDIAAYMKREFDKRFDPTWHCVVGRNFGSYVTHEKHCFIYFYIGSIAILLFKNG from the coding sequence ATGGAGAGCGACGCGACTGCTAAAATACGCCCAGAAACTGTTGTAAAACATGTAGATATGGATGAACCTACAAAGAAATTTGCCCTAGAACTAGCGTCTGATGCAATAGAAAAGTTTAAAATCGAAAAAGACATTGCAGCATACATGAAAAGGGAATTTGATAAACGATTCGATCCCACATGGCACTGTGTAGTAGGAAGAAACTTTGGATCATACGTAACACATGAAAAACATTGCTTCATCTACTTCTACATAGGTAGCATCGCCATACTACTATTCAAAAATGGATAA
- a CDS encoding RNA polymerase Rpb8 family protein, which translates to MSSATCVFEDRFVVRSIDNSKFERVSRITAKSTGFDAELLLDINSDIFPVTVKSMLHILMTNNLLPSGSDVNLSDYSDLPSLMRDYEYAMYGKIFKFEDVSSETRTIYASFGGLLMSLTADKQVIADLDLDMRIYLMARRISAAR; encoded by the exons ATGTCTTCTGCAACTTGTGTATTTGAGGACCGTTTTGTTGTTCGGTCTATTGACAATTCTAAATTCGAGCGTGTTTCACGTATAACGGCTAAGAGCACTGGATTCGATGCTGAATTGCTATTGGACATTAACAGTGACATTTTCCCGGTAACGGTTAAATCG ATGTTGCACATTCTGATGACGAACAACCTTCTTCCGAGTGGTTCTGACGTTAACTTGAGCGACTACAGCGATTTACCATCACTTATGCGTGACTATGAATATGCCATGTATGGTAAGATTTTTAAATTTGAGGACGTATCTTCTGAGACCAG GACGATTTACGCATCCTTTGGCGGTTTATTGATGTCTTTAACTGCTGACAAGCAGGTTATTGCAGATTTGGATCTTGACATGCGCATATATCTCATGGCGCGGCGTATATCTGCTGCGCGTTAA